A section of the Anaerohalosphaeraceae bacterium genome encodes:
- a CDS encoding response regulator, which produces MTHNVDNRLPLVLVVDDNPQNLELILACLEDVECRTISATDGFTALELVKTEHPDLVLLDVMMPKISGFEVCRRIKSNPETEEIPVIMVTALNELGDIERAIQSGTDDFLSKPINKWELVVRVRTMLKIKHLSDRLERTLAYLNEIEKTSGTDRGG; this is translated from the coding sequence ATGACTCATAATGTCGACAATAGACTGCCTTTGGTTCTGGTTGTTGATGACAATCCTCAGAACCTCGAATTGATATTGGCCTGTCTGGAAGATGTGGAATGCCGGACCATTTCGGCCACGGACGGTTTTACTGCGCTGGAACTGGTTAAGACAGAACATCCGGATCTGGTGCTGCTGGACGTGATGATGCCGAAAATCAGCGGCTTCGAAGTCTGCCGGCGAATCAAGAGCAATCCGGAGACCGAAGAAATTCCGGTTATTATGGTGACAGCGCTGAATGAACTGGGGGATATTGAACGGGCAATTCAATCCGGAACGGATGATTTTCTCAGCAAGCCGATAAACAAATGGGAGCTGGTGGTTCGGGTCCGCACCATGCTGAAGATTAAGCATTTGAGCGACAGACTGGAACGGACGTTGGCTTATTTAAATGAAATCGAGAAAACATCCGGCACCGACAGGGGGGGCTAA
- a CDS encoding tetratricopeptide repeat protein, with product MSKLLEIFGKAITVDTAELIWHWLMTIRTQHQPAPPPWQAELDGVLEQLGRRDYRTAEEALKRYLSEVPDCLFGRITAASVCLYRNDLPGAYEQLQSVYLRQPSNTMALYAMGYCRERMGQLSEALEFYQDCIKFKSHLQLPRLRMAAIYFQSGRLDKTIREYEMLTTEHPEDISAHVLLGNLYLLDGRAEQAVDTFNMAILSHPDNFRQDSPNEEIQRMLENGLFEEAVENILGLMEQTGPQPDLYLHLADIYSRNDNPSEAIVHYEQALRLQPNYLEAAIKLGTQYLRNRQYTPAAEQFNQAAEINDEIVDAYMGLCRAQYAAGQTDEAEQTLALGAAIQQNSGLLYSETALLYFQAALDAHRILHQDIEKTTIQMEDVLEAHKRQIARRIHCADVYYKYGILLMGGARYEEAIEQFQKALSINSTHYRARTKLAMCLFETGRTEEALHEITSEPPLEQNLLQLHYRTAVLFCDQKQFTRAMRHLKAVFQQEDASDLYQNIELVLENLGLIDRTLSTWKQLSEMSENILPQPAGSKE from the coding sequence ATGAGTAAACTGCTTGAGATTTTCGGAAAGGCAATCACAGTCGATACGGCTGAATTGATATGGCATTGGTTAATGACGATTCGCACCCAGCATCAGCCGGCTCCGCCGCCCTGGCAGGCTGAACTGGACGGCGTTCTCGAACAGCTGGGACGCCGCGATTACCGTACAGCGGAAGAAGCGCTCAAACGGTATCTGTCGGAGGTTCCGGATTGCCTTTTCGGGCGGATTACGGCGGCGTCCGTGTGCCTGTATCGAAACGACCTCCCGGGGGCTTATGAGCAGCTTCAGAGCGTCTATCTGCGCCAGCCGAGCAATACGATGGCGCTGTATGCGATGGGCTACTGCCGGGAGCGGATGGGGCAGTTGAGCGAAGCGCTGGAGTTCTATCAGGACTGCATTAAGTTCAAAAGTCACCTTCAGCTGCCGCGGCTTCGGATGGCGGCGATTTATTTCCAGTCCGGCCGTCTGGATAAGACCATTCGGGAATATGAGATGCTGACAACCGAGCATCCGGAGGATATCAGTGCACACGTGCTTTTGGGGAACTTGTACCTGCTGGACGGCCGGGCTGAGCAGGCCGTTGACACGTTTAACATGGCGATTTTGTCGCATCCGGATAATTTCCGGCAGGACAGCCCTAACGAAGAAATCCAGCGGATGCTCGAGAACGGGCTGTTTGAAGAAGCCGTGGAGAATATCCTCGGATTGATGGAGCAGACCGGACCGCAGCCGGATTTGTATTTGCATCTGGCGGATATTTACAGCCGGAATGACAATCCCTCAGAGGCAATTGTGCATTATGAGCAGGCCCTTCGTCTTCAGCCCAATTATCTGGAGGCGGCGATCAAATTGGGGACTCAGTATCTGCGGAATCGTCAATATACGCCGGCCGCGGAACAATTTAATCAGGCGGCGGAAATCAATGATGAGATTGTGGATGCCTATATGGGGCTTTGTCGAGCCCAGTACGCCGCCGGACAGACGGACGAAGCCGAACAAACTCTGGCACTGGGGGCGGCCATCCAGCAAAACAGCGGACTTCTTTATTCCGAGACGGCGCTGCTGTATTTCCAGGCGGCCCTGGATGCCCATCGAATTCTTCATCAGGATATCGAAAAAACGACAATTCAGATGGAAGATGTTCTGGAGGCCCACAAAAGACAGATAGCCCGGCGCATCCATTGTGCGGATGTGTATTATAAATACGGCATTTTGCTTATGGGCGGTGCCCGGTATGAAGAGGCAATCGAACAGTTTCAGAAAGCCCTGAGCATCAACAGTACCCATTATCGCGCCCGGACAAAACTGGCAATGTGTCTGTTTGAAACAGGACGAACGGAGGAAGCGCTTCACGAAATAACCAGCGAACCCCCCCTCGAACAGAATCTTCTGCAGCTGCATTATCGAACGGCCGTACTGTTTTGTGATCAAAAACAATTCACTCGTGCCATGCGGCACCTGAAGGCGGTGTTCCAGCAGGAGGATGCCTCCGACCTGTACCAGAATATTGAATTGGTTCTGGAAAATCTGGGCCTGATTGACCGGACGTTAAGCACCTGGAAGCAGCTTTCGGAAATGTCGGAAAACATTTTGCCGCAGCCGGCGGGCTCTAAGGAGTAA
- the floA gene encoding flotillin-like protein FloA (flotillin-like protein involved in membrane lipid rafts) yields MNSLQHLILLEIPVQFKIALFVIVGIIVLAFLMVILKYGSLWIQAWLSGAHVSLLELIGMTFRKVDARTIVRSRIMASKAGLDISTSQLESHYLAGGRVPNVVRALIAADRANINLTWKVATAIDLAGRDILDAVQTSVNPKVIDCPDPRKGKETVDAVAQDGIQLKAKARVTVRANIDRLIGGATEETIIARVGEGIVTTIGSAITHKQVLENPDKISKSVLDKGLDAGTAFEILSIDIADVDVGENIGAQLQGAQAEADLKRAKAEAEKRRAMAVAREQEMKALVEENRAKVVLAEAEIPKAIAEAFRQGNLGIMDYYRMQNIKADTSMRDSIARGGTERKEE; encoded by the coding sequence ATGAACAGTTTGCAGCACCTTATTCTGCTGGAAATTCCGGTTCAGTTCAAAATTGCCCTTTTTGTTATTGTCGGCATTATTGTTCTGGCCTTTTTGATGGTCATCTTAAAATACGGCAGTCTCTGGATACAGGCCTGGCTGTCCGGGGCTCACGTCTCGCTGCTGGAGCTGATTGGAATGACCTTCCGAAAGGTGGACGCTCGAACGATTGTCCGAAGCCGAATTATGGCCAGCAAGGCCGGGCTGGACATCAGCACCTCTCAGCTGGAAAGCCACTATCTGGCGGGAGGGCGAGTTCCCAACGTTGTCCGGGCTCTGATTGCCGCCGACCGGGCCAATATCAACCTCACCTGGAAGGTGGCCACAGCGATTGACCTGGCTGGACGCGATATTCTCGATGCCGTTCAAACCAGCGTCAATCCCAAGGTGATTGACTGTCCGGACCCGCGGAAAGGCAAGGAAACCGTGGATGCCGTAGCACAGGACGGCATCCAGCTGAAAGCCAAGGCCCGAGTCACTGTCCGGGCCAATATCGACCGACTGATCGGCGGAGCCACCGAAGAAACCATCATCGCCCGTGTCGGCGAAGGCATTGTAACCACCATCGGCAGTGCGATTACCCACAAACAAGTTCTGGAAAATCCGGATAAAATCTCCAAATCCGTTCTGGACAAGGGTCTGGATGCCGGCACGGCCTTCGAGATTCTCTCCATTGATATTGCCGATGTGGATGTGGGCGAAAACATCGGGGCTCAGCTGCAGGGCGCCCAGGCCGAAGCCGACCTGAAGCGTGCCAAAGCCGAGGCGGAAAAACGCCGTGCTATGGCGGTGGCCCGCGAACAGGAAATGAAAGCCCTCGTCGAGGAAAACCGGGCCAAAGTCGTCCTGGCCGAAGCGGAAATCCCCAAGGCCATCGCGGAGGCCTTCCGGCAGGGCAATCTGGGGATTATGGATTACTACCGGATGCAGAACATTAAGGCGGATACGAGTATGCGTGATTCAATCGCCCGCGGAGGAACCGAAAGGAAAGAGGAATAA
- a CDS encoding NfeD family protein produces MITDILWFVLAVFLFAACAILLVLEIFVPSFGILTVSALVSLGAGIAIFFEYGPLSGWIGVGTAAALIPVIWMIVYRLFPKTSIGQKMILGKPDVGRGDAVPDCRDLQEMLSREGIVRTPLRPVGICDFDGRRLECVSERGFIDVDRKVRVIRVQGTTLTVRPVEEIK; encoded by the coding sequence ATGATAACGGATATACTCTGGTTTGTATTGGCCGTTTTTCTTTTTGCTGCCTGCGCTATCCTGCTGGTTCTTGAAATCTTCGTTCCCAGTTTCGGAATTTTGACTGTTTCGGCTCTGGTCTCGCTGGGAGCTGGGATTGCCATCTTTTTTGAGTATGGACCTTTGAGCGGATGGATTGGGGTAGGCACGGCGGCTGCGTTAATCCCTGTAATCTGGATGATAGTCTATCGACTTTTCCCAAAGACATCCATCGGTCAAAAAATGATTCTCGGGAAACCGGATGTCGGCAGGGGGGATGCCGTCCCGGACTGCCGGGACCTGCAGGAAATGCTCTCGAGAGAGGGAATTGTTCGAACTCCCCTGCGGCCTGTCGGCATTTGCGACTTTGACGGACGGCGTCTGGAGTGCGTTTCCGAAAGGGGCTTTATTGATGTGGATAGAAAAGTCAGGGTCATTCGGGTTCAGGGAACAACGCTGACCGTACGGCCTGTGGAAGAAATAAAATAA
- a CDS encoding NfeD family protein, protein MKGFSGAYLQRAERNRFGRGGLLFGFLLACILIAAEDGAPPVRKAVVISCHEMIDDGLYRSIVRRSNEAIRRGADYLILDISTYGGLVESADDISKYLILDIGKKIHTVAYVSTEAISAGAMISTSCKDIIMRENTTIGCSAPVAMGTPLEGAEREKIESFVRAAFSRAAQANGYPEALLKAMVSRELEVWQVRNKKTGQNEYFEKEYLPNDPNTYDLNNRKLVVKEGELLTLTAAKALEYGIARAVAADLEEALAFLEKRDGIVFERPVLTLETTWSEELVRFLNSPLVVSILVLGILLGIYVELNTPGIGLPSLLALSCLIILVGSKYLIGMANWIEIALLILGIVLLLIEIFIIPGFGLTGAAGIFLILAGLFGMLIKNAPDEFPWPQGDGQWKDFLDNLTGVSLGFLLFLVIAYLLAKYVFPKGLFIKGLVLRDAVPQTALPISATGMPEQQEQTLRPGDTGIVVSTCRPAGQARFGDKIVDVVSEAEFIEPNKPVVIRRISGNRVIVKEQEKKE, encoded by the coding sequence ATGAAGGGTTTTTCAGGTGCTTATCTCCAAAGAGCGGAACGAAATCGGTTCGGCAGGGGAGGGCTGCTGTTCGGTTTTCTCCTGGCCTGTATTCTGATTGCCGCCGAGGACGGAGCGCCTCCCGTCAGGAAAGCTGTCGTCATATCCTGTCATGAAATGATTGATGACGGACTCTATCGCTCCATCGTGCGGAGGAGCAATGAAGCGATTCGGCGGGGGGCGGATTATCTGATTCTGGACATCAGCACCTACGGCGGCCTGGTGGAAAGCGCTGACGACATCAGCAAGTATCTGATACTCGACATCGGCAAAAAAATTCACACCGTCGCCTATGTGAGTACGGAGGCCATCAGCGCCGGAGCGATGATCAGCACCTCCTGCAAAGACATCATCATGCGGGAAAATACCACCATCGGCTGCAGCGCTCCGGTCGCCATGGGCACACCGCTGGAAGGGGCGGAACGCGAAAAAATCGAAAGCTTTGTCCGCGCTGCATTCAGCCGAGCGGCCCAGGCCAACGGATATCCCGAAGCCCTCTTAAAGGCTATGGTCAGTCGGGAGCTGGAAGTCTGGCAAGTCCGAAACAAAAAAACCGGTCAGAATGAATATTTCGAAAAAGAATACCTTCCGAACGACCCGAATACCTATGACCTGAACAATCGAAAATTAGTTGTTAAAGAGGGAGAACTGCTCACCCTGACGGCCGCCAAAGCCCTCGAATACGGTATCGCCCGGGCGGTTGCCGCGGATCTGGAGGAGGCCCTGGCTTTTCTGGAAAAACGAGACGGAATCGTCTTTGAACGGCCTGTTCTCACACTCGAAACGACCTGGTCGGAGGAGTTGGTCCGGTTTTTGAATTCTCCGCTTGTCGTCAGCATCCTTGTTTTGGGCATCCTTTTAGGCATTTACGTTGAGCTGAACACGCCGGGAATCGGGCTGCCCAGTCTGCTTGCCCTGTCGTGTCTGATTATTTTGGTTGGGAGCAAGTACCTTATCGGAATGGCCAACTGGATTGAAATTGCCCTTCTGATACTCGGAATTGTGCTGCTGCTGATTGAAATCTTTATTATTCCCGGATTCGGTCTGACCGGTGCGGCCGGCATTTTTCTTATTCTGGCGGGGCTCTTTGGAATGCTGATCAAAAACGCCCCCGATGAATTCCCCTGGCCGCAGGGGGATGGGCAATGGAAAGACTTTCTGGACAATCTGACGGGGGTCTCTCTGGGGTTTTTGCTCTTTCTTGTGATTGCGTATCTGCTGGCAAAATATGTGTTTCCCAAGGGCCTTTTTATCAAAGGACTTGTGCTCCGGGACGCCGTCCCCCAGACCGCACTGCCGATTAGCGCCACAGGTATGCCCGAACAACAGGAACAGACTCTTCGACCAGGTGATACAGGAATTGTCGTCAGCACGTGCCGACCGGCCGGCCAGGCCCGTTTCGGCGACAAAATCGTCGATGTAGTCTCCGAGGCCGAATTCATAGAACCGAACAAACCCGTCGTGATTCGAAGAATTTCCGGCAATCGGGTCATCGTCAAAGAGCAGGAGAAAAAAGAATGA
- a CDS encoding Na/Pi cotransporter family protein, translating to MNQTLEIIYQVCGGLGIFLLGMKNMSEGMQAVAGERLRKLIGAVTNNRILACGVGLLVTMVIQSSSVTTVMVVGLVNAGLMTLLQAIGVIMGANIGTTITGWILVIKVGQYGLPLLGLAAFFYLFSKRDRIRFTAMFLMGLGMVFFGLELMKNGFSPLKDMPGFISWFHRFQPDSYGGIWKCVLVGTVLTAVVQSSSATLGITLSLADTGIISFPTAAALILGENIGTTITALLASIGASSNARRAALAHSFFNISGVCWITLIFPWYAGFIERIITAQNIEKVQAVVVSEKDDPVVYEYFQKAGLPQEAVFQVPSSLIDGLEHKEVFPDRPFMMAADFKEAFEKRNLPEKPVYNKDRFVKYPYSQPAIALTHSLFNIVNTLIFLPLAGLLARFLMWLVKEEPQPEIPRLTYLNVRMLDTPAIGIQQSLKEVVRMGQMVLQMMDDLQPMLSNQTPDEKKADEIFQKENDLDIIQMEIVQFLGDILSGNISHEVIDESRRQIRMADEFESVSDYIAAILKLRLKLRDNQLTISEEGLVELQTLHKKVVDYLRMVQTVLEEDNPTPEFFSEAQSKGTAITKYMKECRAHHLARVESGQVSPIKSLIYTDMLSSYRRIKDHAFNIAEVLVGEK from the coding sequence ATGAATCAGACCCTTGAGATTATCTATCAGGTCTGCGGCGGACTGGGAATTTTCCTCCTCGGAATGAAGAATATGTCTGAGGGGATGCAGGCCGTTGCAGGGGAGCGTCTTCGCAAGCTGATTGGAGCCGTCACCAACAACCGCATCCTGGCCTGCGGCGTCGGTCTGCTGGTGACGATGGTCATTCAGTCCAGTTCAGTCACCACCGTGATGGTGGTCGGACTTGTGAATGCCGGGCTGATGACCCTCCTGCAGGCCATCGGTGTGATTATGGGCGCCAACATCGGCACGACCATCACCGGGTGGATTCTGGTGATTAAGGTCGGACAGTACGGCCTGCCTCTTTTGGGGCTGGCCGCATTCTTTTATTTGTTCTCCAAGCGAGACCGCATCCGATTCACCGCGATGTTCCTGATGGGGCTTGGAATGGTTTTCTTCGGGCTGGAGCTGATGAAGAACGGCTTTTCCCCTCTGAAAGATATGCCGGGTTTCATCAGCTGGTTCCACCGGTTCCAGCCGGACAGCTATGGGGGTATCTGGAAGTGTGTCCTGGTTGGAACTGTGTTAACCGCCGTTGTTCAGTCCTCCTCCGCCACATTAGGCATTACGCTCAGCCTGGCGGACACCGGCATCATCAGCTTTCCGACCGCGGCTGCTTTGATTCTCGGGGAAAACATCGGAACAACCATTACGGCGTTATTGGCCTCTATCGGCGCCAGCAGCAATGCCCGCCGTGCCGCCTTGGCCCATTCCTTTTTCAACATCAGCGGCGTCTGCTGGATCACCCTGATTTTCCCCTGGTATGCCGGATTCATTGAGCGAATCATTACCGCTCAAAATATCGAAAAAGTACAGGCCGTTGTGGTGTCGGAAAAAGACGACCCGGTTGTCTATGAATATTTCCAAAAGGCCGGATTGCCGCAGGAGGCCGTTTTTCAGGTCCCTTCTTCCCTGATAGACGGACTGGAACACAAAGAAGTCTTTCCCGACAGGCCGTTTATGATGGCGGCTGACTTCAAAGAAGCCTTTGAAAAACGCAATCTGCCCGAAAAACCGGTTTATAACAAAGACCGCTTCGTGAAGTATCCGTATTCGCAGCCGGCTATTGCGCTGACGCACTCGCTGTTTAACATTGTCAACACGCTGATTTTTCTTCCGCTGGCGGGTCTGCTGGCCCGGTTTCTGATGTGGCTGGTCAAGGAAGAACCGCAGCCGGAAATCCCGCGGCTGACCTATCTGAATGTCCGCATGCTCGATACGCCCGCCATCGGCATTCAGCAGTCTCTCAAGGAAGTCGTCCGCATGGGACAAATGGTTCTGCAGATGATGGACGACCTGCAGCCGATGCTGTCCAATCAGACGCCCGATGAAAAGAAAGCGGATGAAATCTTCCAGAAAGAAAACGACCTGGATATTATCCAGATGGAAATTGTGCAGTTTTTAGGAGACATTCTCTCGGGCAATATTTCTCACGAAGTGATTGATGAAAGCCGCCGGCAGATTCGGATGGCCGATGAATTTGAGTCGGTCAGCGACTATATTGCCGCGATTCTGAAGCTGCGGCTGAAGCTTCGTGACAATCAGCTGACCATCAGTGAGGAAGGTCTTGTAGAACTCCAGACCCTGCACAAGAAGGTGGTGGATTATCTTCGAATGGTTCAAACCGTTCTGGAGGAAGACAACCCCACACCGGAGTTTTTCAGCGAGGCCCAAAGCAAGGGAACAGCCATTACAAAATATATGAAGGAGTGCCGGGCCCACCACCTGGCCCGCGTCGAGTCCGGCCAAGTCAGTCCCATCAAGAGTCTGATTTACACGGATATGCTCTCGTCCTATCGCCGCATCAAGGACCATGCCTTCAACATTGCCGAGGTCCTCGTAGGAGAAAAATAG